Proteins encoded within one genomic window of Gloeobacter kilaueensis JS1:
- a CDS encoding alpha/beta fold hydrolase, which yields MMFKRFFWIVPVLFALAVPMAAQALPVEPAALAEQLVDQLVKQDFVAASANFDDAVKKALPPDKLAQVWKQIIDQAGPFQKRLKTTVARTGEYDGVTVTCAFEKTNLDIKVGYNSQKRVSGLFFAPAATSSLEAPNPAQPAAYREEPIELPGSGGSLPGTLTLPTGKRPFPAVVLLQGSGPADRDETVGANKPFRDLAHGLAAHQIAVLRYDRRTRVFPEQFQKSTSVTVREEVLDDARSALALLRRRTDIDSSRLFVLGHSLGGTLLPRLALEEKAVAGWIILAGSTRPLADLLIEQLTYLSSISESEAEKAQLAGLKQKAERLKDPALSPATPASELPPGAPASYWLDLRGYQPAAVAATIDKPFLILQGGRDYQVTTADFEGWKQALARRPNVRLKLYPRLNHLFIAGEGKSVPSEYLTPGHVSEEVVSDIAGWIAATR from the coding sequence ATGATGTTCAAGCGGTTTTTCTGGATCGTTCCTGTTTTGTTTGCCCTTGCCGTCCCGATGGCCGCCCAGGCATTGCCGGTGGAACCGGCGGCTCTCGCTGAGCAACTGGTCGATCAACTGGTCAAGCAGGACTTCGTCGCCGCCAGTGCCAACTTCGACGATGCCGTCAAAAAGGCTCTCCCCCCCGACAAACTCGCCCAGGTCTGGAAACAGATTATCGATCAGGCCGGACCTTTTCAAAAGCGGCTCAAGACGACGGTTGCCAGAACCGGCGAGTACGACGGCGTCACCGTTACCTGTGCCTTCGAGAAGACCAACCTCGACATCAAGGTTGGATACAACTCCCAAAAGCGCGTGTCAGGATTATTCTTTGCTCCGGCTGCCACTTCCAGCCTGGAGGCACCCAATCCTGCCCAACCTGCCGCCTACCGCGAAGAACCGATCGAGCTTCCCGGCAGCGGCGGTTCTTTGCCTGGCACTCTGACGCTACCGACCGGCAAGCGTCCCTTCCCGGCGGTCGTCCTCCTGCAGGGTTCCGGCCCCGCCGACCGCGACGAGACGGTAGGAGCCAACAAACCCTTCCGCGACCTCGCCCACGGCCTGGCGGCGCACCAGATCGCCGTGTTGCGCTACGACAGGCGGACCCGCGTCTTCCCGGAGCAGTTTCAAAAGAGCACGAGCGTCACCGTGCGCGAGGAAGTGCTCGACGATGCCCGCAGTGCCCTCGCCCTGCTGCGCCGCCGAACTGACATCGATAGCAGCCGATTATTTGTTCTGGGCCACAGTCTGGGGGGAACGCTCCTGCCCAGACTGGCCCTCGAAGAGAAGGCTGTCGCAGGCTGGATCATTCTGGCCGGTTCCACCCGCCCCCTCGCCGATCTGCTTATCGAGCAACTCACCTACCTGAGCAGCATTTCCGAGAGCGAAGCCGAAAAAGCGCAACTTGCCGGCCTCAAGCAAAAAGCCGAACGCCTCAAAGATCCGGCCCTTTCTCCTGCCACACCGGCGAGCGAACTGCCGCCGGGGGCTCCGGCCAGCTACTGGCTCGACCTGCGCGGCTATCAGCCTGCCGCCGTCGCCGCGACGATCGATAAGCCCTTTTTGATCCTGCAGGGCGGGCGGGACTATCAGGTGACGACAGCCGACTTCGAGGGCTGGAAGCAGGCTCTGGCCCGTCGTCCCAACGTTCGCCTCAAGCTCTACCCCAGGCTCAATCACCTGTTCATCGCCGGTGAGGGCAAAAGCGTGCCCTCCGAATACCTCACCCCCGGTCACGTTTCAGAAGAAGTGGTTTCTGACATTGCAGGCTGGATTGCTGCTACCCGCTAA
- a CDS encoding quinone-dependent dihydroorotate dehydrogenase: MDVYRNILRPVLFRLDPEDAHRRALATLSWMAKQPWAGQLDRWFSHTDPALEMSLWGLSFANPIGVAAGFDKNGEAIAAWEHLGFGFAEVGTVTRHAQPGNPRPRLFRLPADQAAINRMGFNNEGADSLAGRLSGQKTAIPVGINLGKSKITPLEQASDDYLYSFERLYSLGDYFVVNVSSPNTPGLRQLQQADRLGEILGRLQAANQGQKPLLVKIAPDLEWGAIDEVIDLCGEYRLAGIIATNTTIGRTGLKTAAQEAGGLSGAPLRNRSTEVVGRIWRRSGGQLPVIGVGGIASGEAAWEKIVHGASLVQIYTGWIYEGPWLVRGILKELSKRLAEAGLTQLEQAVGLAWRT, from the coding sequence CGACCCCGAAGACGCTCACCGCCGGGCACTTGCCACTTTGAGCTGGATGGCGAAGCAGCCCTGGGCGGGACAGCTGGATCGCTGGTTCAGCCACACCGATCCGGCTCTGGAAATGTCGCTCTGGGGGCTCTCGTTCGCCAATCCGATCGGGGTGGCGGCTGGATTCGATAAAAACGGCGAGGCAATCGCCGCCTGGGAACACCTGGGCTTTGGCTTTGCGGAGGTGGGCACGGTCACCCGCCACGCCCAGCCGGGCAATCCCCGCCCCCGCCTCTTTCGTCTGCCCGCCGACCAGGCGGCGATCAACCGCATGGGCTTCAACAACGAGGGAGCCGACAGTCTGGCCGGGAGGCTGAGCGGGCAAAAAACTGCTATTCCCGTGGGTATCAACCTGGGCAAATCGAAGATAACGCCTCTAGAACAGGCGAGCGACGACTACCTCTACAGCTTCGAGCGACTTTATAGCCTGGGCGATTACTTTGTCGTCAACGTCAGCTCCCCCAACACGCCAGGACTCAGGCAGTTGCAGCAGGCCGACCGGCTCGGGGAGATTTTAGGCAGGTTGCAGGCGGCAAACCAGGGCCAGAAGCCGCTACTGGTCAAGATTGCTCCGGATCTGGAGTGGGGAGCGATTGACGAAGTGATCGACCTGTGCGGGGAATATCGTCTGGCAGGCATCATCGCCACCAACACGACGATCGGCAGAACAGGTCTCAAGACGGCAGCGCAGGAAGCGGGCGGCCTGAGCGGCGCACCACTGCGCAACCGCTCCACCGAGGTCGTCGGTCGTATCTGGCGGCGCAGCGGCGGGCAGTTGCCGGTTATCGGCGTGGGCGGGATCGCGAGCGGCGAGGCGGCCTGGGAGAAGATTGTCCACGGAGCAAGCCTCGTGCAGATCTACACCGGCTGGATCTACGAGGGACCCTGGCTGGTGCGCGGCATTCTCAAAGAGTTGAGTAAAAGGCTGGCAGAAGCCGGGCTTACACAGCTGGAGCAGGCGGTCGGCCTGGCCTGGCGCACTTAG
- a CDS encoding glycosyltransferase family 4 protein, which translates to MRIAQVAPLYERVPPPGYGGIELVVGLLTDELVRRGHEVTLFASGDSETLARLNAVHERALRLDPHVREHGIYEMMQMSRVYQRADQFDIIHSHVGCVALSYSGLVKTPTVHTLHGIFTPDNSRIYRQCAQQPFVSISDAQREPGLGLNYCSTVYNGIDSQLYQFRAESAQEPYLAFVGRISPEKGPLQAIEVARRTGWTLKMAGKVDPVDRRFYSEQVEPLIDGVQIQYLGEVSHHQKAELLGGAVATLFPITWREPFGLVMIESMACGTPVIGMALGAAPEVIRDGVTGYLVNSVDEMAERLGQIRTISRQACRDHVMSTFTVERMTDGYEAAYLQVLASRNGSLTARAKAALMGQK; encoded by the coding sequence ATGCGAATTGCCCAGGTTGCTCCGCTCTATGAGCGCGTTCCCCCTCCAGGTTACGGCGGCATCGAGCTGGTGGTAGGACTGTTGACCGACGAACTGGTGCGGCGGGGACACGAAGTGACCCTGTTCGCCTCGGGAGATTCCGAGACGCTGGCCCGGCTCAACGCTGTCCATGAGCGGGCTTTGCGCCTCGATCCTCATGTCCGCGAGCACGGCATCTACGAGATGATGCAGATGAGCCGCGTCTACCAGCGGGCCGACCAGTTCGACATCATCCATTCTCACGTCGGCTGTGTTGCGCTTTCCTATTCGGGGCTGGTCAAGACACCGACAGTCCATACCCTGCACGGCATCTTCACCCCAGACAACAGCCGGATCTATCGCCAGTGTGCCCAGCAACCGTTTGTGAGCATCAGCGACGCCCAGCGTGAACCGGGTCTCGGCCTCAACTACTGCAGCACCGTCTACAACGGCATCGACTCGCAGCTCTACCAGTTTCGGGCTGAGTCGGCGCAGGAACCGTACCTTGCCTTTGTCGGGCGGATCTCGCCTGAAAAAGGACCGCTGCAGGCCATCGAGGTGGCGCGCCGCACCGGCTGGACGCTCAAGATGGCCGGCAAAGTCGATCCGGTGGACCGCCGCTTTTATAGCGAGCAGGTAGAGCCGCTCATCGACGGCGTTCAGATCCAGTACCTGGGAGAAGTGAGCCACCACCAGAAGGCGGAGCTTCTGGGTGGGGCGGTGGCGACGCTGTTTCCGATTACCTGGCGCGAGCCCTTTGGCCTGGTGATGATCGAGTCGATGGCCTGCGGAACGCCGGTCATCGGCATGGCTCTCGGTGCAGCGCCGGAGGTAATCCGCGACGGGGTGACGGGCTATCTGGTAAATAGCGTCGATGAGATGGCCGAGCGGCTGGGCCAGATCCGGACGATCAGCCGTCAGGCGTGCCGCGACCACGTGATGAGCACCTTTACGGTCGAACGGATGACCGACGGCTACGAGGCGGCTTACCTGCAGGTGCTCGCCAGCCGCAACGGTTCGCTCACCGCCAGGGCAAAGGCCGCCCTGATGGGCCAGAAATAA